From the Pseudomonadota bacterium genome, the window CTAAAGAGGTTAAAGATCTTAGTACGGACGAATTGAAGCAGAAGGATAGAGATCTTGCCGAAGAACTTTTCAGGCTTCGGATACGTCACGCTTCGGGACAGTTGGAATCTCCTGCCATGATGAAGAATCTCAGAAAGGATATCGCTCGTCTCAAAACGGTATTGAGGCAGAGGGAGGGACAATAGATATGGATCAACGTGGCAATAAAAGAACCATCAAGGGTGTCGTGGTTAGCAATAAAATGGACAAGACCGTCGTTGTTCGCGCAGAGAGGCTGGTCAAGCACCCCGCATTTCATAAGTACTTGAGGAGATATGTGAGGTATAAGGCCCACGATGAGACCAACATCTGTAATATAGGGGATAAGGTCCTAATTGTCGAATCGCGGCCACTGAGCAAAGAGAAGCGCTGGCGGATGCGGGCGATCCTTGAGAAGGCAAAATAGTTACCGGTGGCCGGAAGATGTTCCGACCACTGAGTAAGAGGCGGGTGTTATTATGATACAGATGCAAACCATTTTAAATGTAGCAGATAATTCGGGTGCAAAGAAAGTTGCGTGCATTAAG encodes:
- the rpmC gene encoding 50S ribosomal protein L29; amino-acid sequence: MKTKEVKDLSTDELKQKDRDLAEELFRLRIRHASGQLESPAMMKNLRKDIARLKTVLRQREGQ
- the rpsQ gene encoding 30S ribosomal protein S17, whose protein sequence is MDQRGNKRTIKGVVVSNKMDKTVVVRAERLVKHPAFHKYLRRYVRYKAHDETNICNIGDKVLIVESRPLSKEKRWRMRAILEKAK